DNA sequence from the Nitrospirota bacterium genome:
GGGACATAGATAGAGCACGTTCGAAATTGCCAGTGGGGCTTCGCGCTCAAGGATGCCGCCTTGTTTCACCTTCTGATTCGGCTTGGTGTGGCGCTTGATCATGTTCAGCTTTTCGACCACAATCTTTCCCACTGCAGGATCAACAGACAGCACTTTCCCGGACTTACCGCGATCCCGTCCGGCAATGACGACGACCATATCACCCTTGCGAATTCGGCTCTTCTTCAACGCCTGCTTATTCATCGACCCGTCTCCATCCTCGCTACAGCACTTCAGGCGCCAGGGAAATGATCTTCATGAACTTTTTCCACCGTAGCTCGCGTGCGATCGGCCCAAATATACGGGTTCCAACCGGGTCTCCATCCTTATTGATGAGGACGCAGGCATTCCGATCAAACTTGATATAGGACCCATCTTCTCGGCGCACTTCTTTGGTCGTCCTCACGACCACCGCACGACTGACATCGCCCTTCTTGACCGTGGCCGCAGGAATGGCTTCCTTCACTGCCACGACAACGATGTCGCCGAGTGAGGCGTACCGACGCCTGGTCCCGCCAAGCACATGAAAACACATGGCCTGCTTGGCACCCGAGTTATCCGCCACATCCATGTATGTATAGCTTTGAATCATCGTTCCGGTGTTTCCTCTAGCTTGCGCACGAACTGAACCTACTCATCACGGCCCTTTTCCAGAACCTCGACAACCCGCATATGCTTATCTTTACTGATCGGCCTGGTCTCGACCATACGGACTCGGTCACCGACCTTGCAGGCATTATCCTCATCGTGCGCTTTGAATTTCGTCACACGCCGCAGCACCTTTCGATAGAGCGGGTGAATGACCGAACGCTCGATCTCTACGACCACCGTCTTATTCATCTTATTACTGACCACCTGCCCGACCCACTCACGCCGCGCATTTGCTGACTTTTCCATCCTCAAGCCCCCTTCGCCGTCTCAGAAACTGGTTCGGCTTGTACAAGCTCGCGCTGAATCGTCTTGATTCTGGCAATCGAGCGCTTCGCCTTTCGAACCTGCATGGGGTTTTCCAACCGTCCCGTTCCCAGCTGAAAACGAAGATTGAAAAGTTCCTGCGTAAGCTCCTGAGCCTTCACCTCCAGCTCAGGTCCCGACAGTTGTCGTAATTCCTTCAAATCCATCGATGCAATCCCCTTATATCCTAACGGGCTCAGTTCGACCGGCGTTACGCGTTAAACTCTCCCCGGATGACACACTTGGTGGCGATAGGCAATTTATGCGACGCTAAACGGAACGCCTCTTTTGCGACATCCGGCGTCACGCCGTCCATCTCATAGAGTATGCGGCCCGGCTTGACGACGGCGACCCAATACTCCGGATTGCCCTTCCCTTTACCCATTCGAGTCTCAGCCGGCTTCTTGGTAATCGGTTTATCAGGGAAAATTCTTGTCCACACCTGGCCACCGCGCTTCACACAGCGAGTGATTGCAATGCGCGCCGCTTCAATCTGCCGACTGGTGATCCAGCCAGGCTCGAGGGCTTTGAGCCCAAACTCTCCGAGGGTAATCTGACTGCCTCGATAGGCCTTACCGGTCATACGCCCCTTCATCATTTTACGGAACTTGACTTTCTTCGGTGCTAACACGATACCCTCTCCAATTACCCTATTCTGCGGTCAAATGCCGTTTCTTTGTCCAGAGGCTGCAGCGGAAGAATTTCTCCCTTATAGATCCAGGTCTTGATCCCAATCTGCCCCATCGTCGTATGGGCTTCCGCAAAGCCGTAATCGATATCTGCTCGAAGGGTATGAAGAGGCACACGCCCTTCGCGGTACCACTCTGACCGCGCGATTTCCGCTCCGCCTAGGCGGCCTCCGACCATAATTTTGATACCCTGAGCGCCAAGACGCAGTGCGGACTGCACGCTTCGTTTCATAGCCCGCCGGAATGCCACTCGTTTTTCCAACTGGGTTGCGACGTTTTCACAGACCAACTGTGCGTCCAATTCCGGTTTCTTGATTTCCTTCACCGTAATGTACACCTGACCGCCATAGCTCTTCTCCAGCTCCGCTTTGAGCTTATCGACTTCAGCCCCCTTACGACCGATGATAATGCCGGGGCGCGCAGTATGAATGATCACACGTGTCTGGTCTCCAGACCGCTCGATTTCAACCTTGGCGACACCGGCATGAAACAGACGCTGTTTCACCATCTTGCGAATTCTAATATCCTGATGGAGCAGCTTTGCGTAATCCTTGCTGGCATACCACCGGGAACTCCACGTCACGTTATATCCAAGCCGGTAACCGATCGGATGTGTCTTATGGCCCATAACTTCTTGCGCCTCACTCAGTGTAGGAAATGAGTCCGTTTTGTTCGCTGATACCCTTTACGTCTTTTCTTTCGTGCTTGCAGCTGACACAACTACCGTAATGTGGCTCATACGCTTATGAATCGAATTCGCGCGCCCCTGCGACCGAGACCGAAAGCGTTTCAATGTAGGGCCACAATTCACAAATGCCTTCGACACGACCATCGAATCACTGTCACCGAGCTCCTTTTGCTCCGCGTTGGCCACGGCGGACCGCAAAATCTTTTCGACTACCTTCGACGCCTGACGCGGTAAATTCCTCAACAGCGCCAAGGCCATTGGAACCTGCTGCCCACGGATCAAATCGACCACTGGGCGGGCTTTCCTCGGAGAGATCCGAACGAACCGTAGAACTGCTTGCGCTTCAGCCATAGCCGTCACATCCAATCACGTGTGCCGAGAACGTACCCTAACCCTTACTTGAGGGCGACTGCCTTTTCCGTCCTGGCATGCCCATGCCCCTTAAAGAATCTGGTTGGAGCAAACTCCCCCAGCTTGTGTCCAACCATGTTTTCCGTCACGAAGACAGGAATAAACTTCTTACCGTTATGGACCGCGAACGTGTGTCCGATCATATCTGGAATCACGGTGGACCGCCGCGACCAGGTCTTAATAATCTTTCGATCTTTGTTTTGATTCATCCGGTCCACTTTCTGGAGCAGATGGTCGTCGACGAATGCGCCTTTACTGACTGACCTCGGCATCGCGTACTCCTACTTGCGGCGGGCAATAATGAACTTGTCTGTCGCCTTGTTGGTCCGGGTCTTGTAACCCTTAGTGGGAAGACCCCACGGAGAGACCGGGTGGGGGTTCCCCTGCCCAGACTTTCCTTCCCCACCCCCATGCGGATGGTCGACCGGATTCATCACGACACCCCGGACATTCGGGCGTCGACCCAGCCATCGATTCCGGCCTGCTTTCCCGACATTGATATTCTCGTGATCCGTATTCCCAACCTGCCCGACGGTTGCCATGCAGGTCGAAAGAATTCTCCGCATTTCACCGGAGCGGAGTCTTACCTGAACATATTCACCATCACGCCCCATGACCTGGGCAGAGCCACCCGCACTACGAATCAGCTGTCCGCCTTTTCCCGATTTCAGCTCTATATTGTGAATGGTGGTTCCCAAGGGCATGCTGGAGAGCGGTAACGCATTTCCAATACGCACTTCTGAACCAGCACCCGATTGCACCACATCACCGACTTGTAGGCCGACAGGGGCCAGGATATAGCGTTTCTCTCCATCCTTATAATGCACCAAGGCGATCCTGGCTGACCGATTGGGATCGTACTCAAGCGCGGCAATGGCCCCTGGAATCCCGGTCTTATCGCGTCGAAAATCAATTTTCCGATAGAGCCGTTTATGCCCACCCCCGCGAAAACGTACGGTCGTCCTCCCATCGTTGTTCCTCGCGCCGGTACTGCGCCGAAACGAGGTAAGCGATTTCTCTGGCCGCTTCCTCGATAGACCCTCGGTCGTGACCGCAGTCATCCCGCGACGGCCCGGTGTCCTTGGCTTATATGCTCTAATTCCCATTTTTCAGTCGCCCTTCCAGCACGCTCAGACCGGTTCGACGGAATGTCCCGCTACGCGCTCTCGTAGAGCTCCAACTTCTCGCCTTGCTTGAGCTTGACAAAAGCCTTTTTCCAATCTGACCGCTTACCAGAGAAACGTCCCAGCCGCTTCACCTTGCCGCGGACATTCATCACATTCACCCGTTCGACTTTGACTTTTAAGAGCGATTCGACCGCTTGCTTAATCTGGACACGATTCGCATCCGGGTGAACGAGAAAACCAACCGTGTTCTGACTTTCCCGCATAGCCGTGATCTTTTCCGTCAACAACGGCTGCGACAGAATGCCATGGAGTCCCGATTTCATGCCCAGACCTCCTTCACCCTTGGCAACTCGCGCTCAAGAATCAGAATCGATGTAGCCCGAACAATATCGTAAACATTCAATCCTTCAGGCCCCACCACACAGACATTCGGGAGATTGCCTGCAGCCTGAGCCAATCCGGCATGCCCCGCACCGGCGACAATCAAGGCATAGGACCCGGCGCCTAAATTCGTCAGCGCCTGGGCCAACAATTTTGTCTTGGGCTGACCCAACGAGAGATTCGACACGATCACAACTTGCCCGTCAGCTAACTTCGCCGACAGCGCGCATTGAAGCGCCGCACGATACTTCTTTTTCGGCATGCTGAAGGAATAATCTCGCGGCTTCGGTCCAAACACCGATCCACCATGACGCCATACAGGAGAGCGGACCGACCCTGCCCGAGCCCGCCCCGTGTGTTTTTGCTTCCAGGGCTTTTTCCCGGATCCAGCCACCTCTCCACGCCGCAACGTCGATGCTGTCCCCTGACGCTCGCAGGCGCGCTGCATCACTACCGCTTCATGGACTAAGGCGCTATGCGGCTTACAGCCGAACACTTCCTCAGGAAGATCCACAGACCCGACCTTCTGCCTCTTCAAATCAACGACATCAACCGTGGGCATGCCCTACCCCTTCTTCGACTTTCTTACCACGATCAGCCCATTTGCTGCGCCAGGGATTGCCCCACGAACGAACAACAAGTTTTCATCGGGCCTGGACTCAATCACTTTCAGTCTCTGGGCCGTAATCCGCTTCGCTCCCATATGTCCGGGCAAGGTCTTCCCCTTCCAGACTCGAGAAGGATATGAACTGGCGCCCATCGAGCCGGGATGACGGTGGAACATGGACCCGTGAGATTCAGGACCGCCGCCATAATGGTGCCGCTTCACCACGCCCTGGAATCCTTTTCCCTTCGAAATACCGGTGATGTCCACCCAGTCGCCTTTTTTAAAGATATCGACTTTGACGGATTGCCCCACTGCGACCTCGCCAACCTTTTGAAATTCTCTGAGCACACGAGTGGCCGGCGCCTCCGTCTTCTTGAGGTGGCCCAGTTCGGCTTTGGGCAACTTGCGCTCTTTCACTTCACCGAAAGACAGCTGGACCGATTCATACCCATCACGCTCTTTTGTCTTGATCGTCACCACGCGGCAGGGGCCAGCTTCGATGACGGTCACAGGCGTAAACCGCGTCTCGTCAAACATCTGGGTCATTCCCAGCTTTTTACCCAACAACCCGTTCGTCATTTCAATTCGTGAGGCGTGAAACGTAAGGCGTAAGGCTCTCGCTGCTCGACATCACCTTACCCCTCACACCTAACCCCTTACGCTCCTATAACTTTATTTCCACGTCTACGCCGGCGGCCAAATTCAACTTCATCAGGGAATCCATCGTTTCAGGCGTTGCGTCCATGATGTCCATCAAACGCTTGTGCGTTCTGATCTCGAACTGCTCGCGAGCCTTTTTATCCGCATGTGTCGCGCTCTGCACCGTGAACTTTTCAATGCGCGTAGGGAGGGGAATCGGCCCTACAATTTTTGCCCCACTCCGGCGGACGGTTTCAACGATTTCCGTCACGGCCTGGTCTAAGACCCGGTAATCAAACCCGCGGAGCCGAATCCTGATTCTCTGTTCAACCTTAACCATAACCATTCAACCCTTTATTCGCCCGTCAATCGCTACGCCAGGATTTCGGTGACGACGCCGGAGCCGAC
Encoded proteins:
- the rpsQ gene encoding 30S ribosomal protein S17, yielding MEKSANARREWVGQVVSNKMNKTVVVEIERSVIHPLYRKVLRRVTKFKAHDEDNACKVGDRVRMVETRPISKDKHMRVVEVLEKGRDE
- the rplN gene encoding 50S ribosomal protein L14; the encoded protein is MIQSYTYMDVADNSGAKQAMCFHVLGGTRRRYASLGDIVVVAVKEAIPAATVKKGDVSRAVVVRTTKEVRREDGSYIKFDRNACVLINKDGDPVGTRIFGPIARELRWKKFMKIISLAPEVL
- the rplP gene encoding 50S ribosomal protein L16, which codes for MLAPKKVKFRKMMKGRMTGKAYRGSQITLGEFGLKALEPGWITSRQIEAARIAITRCVKRGGQVWTRIFPDKPITKKPAETRMGKGKGNPEYWVAVVKPGRILYEMDGVTPDVAKEAFRLASHKLPIATKCVIRGEFNA
- a CDS encoding 50S ribosomal protein L24, producing MNKQALKKSRIRKGDMVVVIAGRDRGKSGKVLSVDPAVGKIVVEKLNMIKRHTKPNQKVKQGGILEREAPLAISNVLYLCPVTKKPTRLGVRTLDDGRRIRFSKKSNDSVE
- the rplV gene encoding 50S ribosomal protein L22 produces the protein MAEAQAVLRFVRISPRKARPVVDLIRGQQVPMALALLRNLPRQASKVVEKILRSAVANAEQKELGDSDSMVVSKAFVNCGPTLKRFRSRSQGRANSIHKRMSHITVVVSAASTKEKT
- the rpsS gene encoding 30S ribosomal protein S19; amino-acid sequence: MPRSVSKGAFVDDHLLQKVDRMNQNKDRKIIKTWSRRSTVIPDMIGHTFAVHNGKKFIPVFVTENMVGHKLGEFAPTRFFKGHGHARTEKAVALK
- a CDS encoding 50S ribosomal protein L23, which translates into the protein MKSGLHGILSQPLLTEKITAMRESQNTVGFLVHPDANRVQIKQAVESLLKVKVERVNVMNVRGKVKRLGRFSGKRSDWKKAFVKLKQGEKLELYESA
- the rplC gene encoding 50S ribosomal protein L3, coding for MTNGLLGKKLGMTQMFDETRFTPVTVIEAGPCRVVTIKTKERDGYESVQLSFGEVKERKLPKAELGHLKKTEAPATRVLREFQKVGEVAVGQSVKVDIFKKGDWVDITGISKGKGFQGVVKRHHYGGGPESHGSMFHRHPGSMGASSYPSRVWKGKTLPGHMGAKRITAQRLKVIESRPDENLLFVRGAIPGAANGLIVVRKSKKG
- the rpsC gene encoding 30S ribosomal protein S3; its protein translation is MGHKTHPIGYRLGYNVTWSSRWYASKDYAKLLHQDIRIRKMVKQRLFHAGVAKVEIERSGDQTRVIIHTARPGIIIGRKGAEVDKLKAELEKSYGGQVYITVKEIKKPELDAQLVCENVATQLEKRVAFRRAMKRSVQSALRLGAQGIKIMVGGRLGGAEIARSEWYREGRVPLHTLRADIDYGFAEAHTTMGQIGIKTWIYKGEILPLQPLDKETAFDRRIG
- the rplD gene encoding 50S ribosomal protein L4, which produces MPTVDVVDLKRQKVGSVDLPEEVFGCKPHSALVHEAVVMQRACERQGTASTLRRGEVAGSGKKPWKQKHTGRARAGSVRSPVWRHGGSVFGPKPRDYSFSMPKKKYRAALQCALSAKLADGQVVIVSNLSLGQPKTKLLAQALTNLGAGSYALIVAGAGHAGLAQAAGNLPNVCVVGPEGLNVYDIVRATSILILERELPRVKEVWA
- the rpsJ gene encoding 30S ribosomal protein S10, which encodes MVKVEQRIRIRLRGFDYRVLDQAVTEIVETVRRSGAKIVGPIPLPTRIEKFTVQSATHADKKAREQFEIRTHKRLMDIMDATPETMDSLMKLNLAAGVDVEIKL
- the rplB gene encoding 50S ribosomal protein L2, which codes for MGIRAYKPRTPGRRGMTAVTTEGLSRKRPEKSLTSFRRSTGARNNDGRTTVRFRGGGHKRLYRKIDFRRDKTGIPGAIAALEYDPNRSARIALVHYKDGEKRYILAPVGLQVGDVVQSGAGSEVRIGNALPLSSMPLGTTIHNIELKSGKGGQLIRSAGGSAQVMGRDGEYVQVRLRSGEMRRILSTCMATVGQVGNTDHENINVGKAGRNRWLGRRPNVRGVVMNPVDHPHGGGEGKSGQGNPHPVSPWGLPTKGYKTRTNKATDKFIIARRK
- the rpmC gene encoding 50S ribosomal protein L29, whose protein sequence is MDLKELRQLSGPELEVKAQELTQELFNLRFQLGTGRLENPMQVRKAKRSIARIKTIQRELVQAEPVSETAKGA